The stretch of DNA GTGCTTAAAAGCCTTGAGCAGGATTATCCTACGCTCTTTGGCGAAAACGAAATGCGCCGATGACAACCAATATTCTCAACGACGAGTACTATATGCGTCAGGCTCTTAACGAAGCCCGTCAGGCATTCGACAAGGGTGAAGTTCCTATAGGTGCGATAGTTGTTTGCAAGGGGCGTATCATTGCACGTGGACATAATCTCACCGAAACGCTCAACGATGTCACAGCCCATGCAGAGATGCAGGCGATTACGGCAGCCGCCAATGTGCTTGGTGGTAAATATCTTACCGATTGTATTCTGTATGTTACCATAGAGCCATGCCCGATGTGTGCCGGAGGTATACTCTGGTCTCAAATATCTAAAATTGTATATGGGGCAAAAGATGAAAAAAAAGGCTACTCTGTATTTTCCCCATCCATATTACACCCCAAAACTGAAGTTGTTTCCGGTGTCATGGAAGACGAATGCGCTTCTTTGATGAAAGAATTTTTCAAACAGAAGAGGTAGTTAACTTTCTGCATTATAGACAATAACTAATTGTTTAACATTAATTTATATTTTCTCATGCAGCATGAG from Dysgonomonas mossii encodes:
- a CDS encoding nucleoside deaminase; protein product: MTTNILNDEYYMRQALNEARQAFDKGEVPIGAIVVCKGRIIARGHNLTETLNDVTAHAEMQAITAAANVLGGKYLTDCILYVTIEPCPMCAGGILWSQISKIVYGAKDEKKGYSVFSPSILHPKTEVVSGVMEDECASLMKEFFKQKR